In the Xyrauchen texanus isolate HMW12.3.18 chromosome 47, RBS_HiC_50CHRs, whole genome shotgun sequence genome, ataacaaaaactATTGAAATAATGTTCGAACTAATGTAGAATTAATACTAATAATTCACTGCTTCAAGTCAAAACATGGGGACATGCTATTTATTTCATGAATTCCATCAAAGGTGGAAAGGACTTAGGACAGTGATACAATACAATTTTTATCATAAAAAACATCTTACATGTCCAATGCCTGTTTGGTCCCTCAAGTTTGGATACATCTCAATAAGTGCAGTACAGACTTCTTTATACTGCTGCTGTGTAGGATACCTTAGGCAAAATTATACATTTGCGGTTATAAAGTAAATGCAGTGCATATTAGTAATAATATATGTGTGACTTACCAAGTTATGGTGCATATATAGTCAAACAACACCTGAACAATCTGCGACCTCCATTTAGAACGGAATGTTGGCTGGTGCAATTCAGCCatgttgttttccattttttgttTTAACAGAGCTGGAAAATCTGGTAATTTGAAAATTGTTGGCCAAGTTTGTCCTGAATTTGTCTCATGAACTATATTAGATGATGGTCCATTTCCACCTGATGGAGTGAGCACTAAGCTACAGGGCAAAATAATCATTATCATCATGATTATCGTTATttcttaatatatataaaaatgttaaattggATTGATGCTGAACTAAAGTTGAGAAAAACAGAAAACTTAAATTGACTTACTCATGGTTCTTGTCCATACTCTTGGCGATATTCAGGTTGTCCATCATTCGATTGAATTTAattctttgttttattattggCACCAATTGCTCCACCATCCTCTCATTTAGTGCCAATAATGTATCTCCATCTATTTGGTGTTCTAAAAGAGAGAATTGTTATATCAAGAAAttcaataattaacatttttaactttGTTTAGATGAAAATGGAAATGTGCAAAAATGGAGCaggaaaaaaatattaacaagAGGGACTGACTGTAATCCAGTGTCTAAGTGGGATTGATATCTGCCCATCTGACTTCCTGTAACCATCAAGGCAGTGGTGTCCAATCTCCTCACCAGGTTTTACAACAGTCCATTGATGCTTCTCCTCAACAACATATGAGCTGAAATGATTGTCGAAGTAGGAAGGAATGAACATTTTCCCACACAGAAGCCAAGTCTGATTGACACAGTATATTCCCCGGATCTCCGTAAACACTGGTATCTCCTCTGCATGCACTGTGTTGACAACGATGTAGTCTCCCACATGGTATGCAACATTATTTACatagatgtattttgttttactgacaGTCACAGGCACAGAGGTTGTTTGAGACATTAAGGCTTTGCGTGCATCAATTGGCAGAGCCTCCACAGGAATATTTCGTGTGTCTGCAGTTTTAGTATTGATACCTAGGCAATAAGTATCTGATTGTTCCCAGCACTGCCTAAATTGATGTCGTCTGGCAAGAGTCTTCGAAATGTTTTTAAAGTTCCCAAGAACTGTGGCCACTCTTTTAAAATACTGGTGTTTCAGCTTCAAAGCGGAGACATGACAAATGCACCAGAGGACCATAAGATAGGATTAACCTTGGATAATGGATCATGTAATGCATCTTCGGGTGATTTTCCCAGGAAAATGTTGATGGAACGTGGACAAAAACTCAACTATTTTCTCTGATAGATATGGAATCCAGGATTTCCTTATTACAGGAGCAATGACAATGTCCACTATCTCTCGAAGAAGGAGGTAAAGACTCCATAGACAGTCGGTTTCTGGAATTTGTTCTGCAATCATGAATGGCAGTAGTCGAAAAAGAGTAATATTCTCCATAGCACTGCCTCCTAAACGGCCACTTTTGAGAGCTCTGTCTGAGAGTGGTACAGGTTTTGATGACACATCATTTTTGCTGTATGGAAAGTTCTCAATCTCATAATTTAAGTCACTTAGTGCAAAGTATTTTGATTTTAGCCACTGGGAGATACTTAGACTAAGGACCATTGGTATGATCCCTTCATGGAAATCATGCATAATGTCCGGTGGAAAGAGGTGTAATATTGGAGAGGGCACATGCTTCAACTTTGAAAGGCAACAGGCATTAGTGATCCCGTAGACTGATGAGTTTGCTGAATCTTCTTCAACAGCATCAAGATGATACCTGTAATTGGCAGCATTCCTCATGATGAACTCATCCTCTGTGAATTTAGTCTTGATGTCATTTGCATTTGCCAGACAAAAGCGGCAAACTCTTCCAGTTGAAAAACTTCTGGTGAGTCCTGCTAAGGCATGAGCAGATAGGTTATCTGCTGATACAGATGCCACTGTACCATTAAATAACCTACTTTCTCCGTCACATGACAACATAAGCCCAGTAGTTTCCAACATTGCAAGATCAGTAATAAGAGGCTGAAGTACTTCAGCATAAGATGTGAGTTCATTTTTGAGGAACCGATGATGGACAAGTGttgacaaataaatgttttgtagcTTGGATGTATCCTTGTGGTCCAGATTTCCAAGCTTAAAATAGACAGCAGTTAGTTTGTGTCTTCCTCTTTTTGAACCAAGTGGATTGACTACTTCAAATTCATCCACATAAAAATGGAGACGTAAGCTGTGAAAGGTCATGTGTCTGTTTGATTTAAACATTTCACCATCTGTGAAATCTGTGAGAATTTCATCATTTACAGATTGGGCTCTATTAAGAGTAGCCCAAACATCTTTGTTCTTTGCAACCTTTTGCAGCAAAGCAAGCAGAGGAATGTACTGGAATGAAACGATTTTTTCATTCTCTTGTTTATTGAGGCATATTTCAATGGGTTGTATCATATCCAGCTCTTTGATGCAGTATTGTTCCAGCATCCATTCAGAACTAATGCTCTTAATGCACTGCTCAAAAAACAAGCCGTTACTTAGCAAAGCCTGGAGCTCATGGTCATCGTCAAtgtttatttgcttatttgtCAGATGAAAACGGATggcttctgtgtaatgtgtgatAAATGTGTCGCATACTGTTCTGAGATCTTCAACAACACTTTTCTGTACAACTGCTGGCACTGTGTGTTTTTCAcgaatttttaaaacaaacaagcaaaggcTTTTTTTAAACCTTCAATTAATTGTTCGTGAGTAAGGTTGCAAGACTTTTGATCAGTCTGTACTAGGTCACAGTCTTCTTCTGGGATATCTGATTCTAAATCAGGCTCATCTTCTTGTACTATGCCCGATCCTAAATCATGCTCAGCATGTTGATGGCTGTCCACTGTATTGCGTTTTAACAGTTCCTTGTGTTTTCGATAAACATGAGAACGGTAGGAAGTAAAACAACTACTGTTATGGCTGCAGTCATTCAGTCCGCAAGTTATGTGGAAATGAGGCTCATGTTGATGGTACAGTCCAATGTGTTTGAGTAAATGGGTAAGATAAAATGTCTTCTTGTTGCACAGAGGGCAATTATAAATGGTCATTGTTGAACTATTTACACACCTTCAAAAGACGGGGCAAGTACAGAGAGGTCATTTCTTGTCAGCCAGCAACAGACATCAGAAACTGTCCACTGCCTCACATTAGAGATGTCCCTATAAAAGCCAATTCATGAGTCAGTTATTATGCTcatcaaggctgcatttatttgatgaaaaatacaacaaaaacagttatattgtaaaatattaaaacaaatttaaaatgttttctattttaGAGATACAATATGTAAGATTTTTTAGCGCAAGAGGGCACAGATTACAAACAATAATAAAGGTGAATCTTGATGATGCTATGAAGGAGAGTGGAATGATGGGAGATGTCGTTCTCACCATCCAGATATGTATTGAATTACCAAATAATGATCACGGATGAGGTAACTTATCATTTTTTGTATTACCTGTACGTGTGATCCCACTATTTTATGTaatcaaaatgaattaaatgCAATGACCAcgaaatgtaataatatattatccTGTTACAGCTATTTGTCAAATGATTTGGTGGGTTAATGCTGCAGTTTTACGTGCTTATGGTTAATGCCGTGTTGTTTTACGTGTTCAAAACAATCGTGCTCAAAGTAAATTTGAACGACAGTATTTGCAATTAATggctaaatattttttaacacaCAGCCTATTGTATTTAATTGCACTGCCATAATCTTGGTCACCACACGTGATAAAAAGAACCCTTGcacaattattttaaatagatTAAGTAAGCTACCACTACTGGTCACATCTATGTCGCGCACAGTTTTCACAAGGACGCACgcttcaatctatcgccgttgggGAGACTCTCTATTCGT is a window encoding:
- the LOC127639113 gene encoding sterile alpha motif domain-containing protein 3-like isoform X1, translating into MDISNVRQWTVSDVCCWLTRNDLSVLAPSFEEHQIDGDTLLALNERMVEQLVPIIKQRIKFNRMMDNLNIAKSMDKNHDLVLTPSGGNGPSSNIVHETNSGQTWPTIFKLPDFPALLKQKMENNMAELHQPTFRSKWRSQIVQVLFDYICTITWYPTQQQYKEVCTALIEMYPNLRDQTGIGHESWHGMLRNKFKKERKPLVDLNLINVPGQYISKGKKRSLAENENDPASIADMTTEDEFSIRQHISKMKTECEKRNLTSPC